In Apium graveolens cultivar Ventura chromosome 10, ASM990537v1, whole genome shotgun sequence, the following are encoded in one genomic region:
- the LOC141690842 gene encoding uncharacterized protein LOC141690842, protein MGGEEGDKFFNLEDLNADYGKEYDHMLVGKRRKLGDLPRSGHLNETAAKCSSLIVTPRSNSRVNYMDPLEGSQDRTPLSDKGKENYLGFGRELFADEIVSDDEEESNDFNEGPNVVAPSFLSDDSEGSDYEASDCESSDDADCLSWSLDGDDEVIVDGMNSDCNLMQSRRAPRCVVPEEYAFLGGPTAICSKCHARMWKEERVNKDVTKGCPIFSLCCMKGAVRLPPIPPTPEYLLDLYNEKKRGPTFHRLIRLYNAIFVFTSTGGNIDHSINNGRAPYVYRLNGQSHHVFGSLIPNDKETPKFCQLYIYDTINEVDNRLRWVSVHDRESVDKEVVRGLITMLDETNQLVGEFRQQCDLYERDEIVELQITLKVIRSESGRECHISSTDEVAGIMVGDTEETCGDRDIVVNEKGKGLVRVSYVHPKLMALQYPLLFPRGEDGFHPKIKFQKTADSSCKPRGFLSLKNYYSYTFQIRESDGKFDSSARWKTISTVYGRCFSTIEHTRLWWIRTHQTTLRNELYNNICRSVSRGDVDSSNTGKGIVLPAGYVGSKRYMQQNFQDALAVCRYIGHPDIFLTMTCNSLWDEIQKMMEYVPGCIAPNCPDIISRVFRLKLDQLMVDIKDKKHFGVCIGDADSKKNLKQNVDNFVSAEIPDPLLDPVGYAAMKEFMIHGPCGLQNVKSQCMKDLRCIRYFPKKYCARTTFDDSGFPMYKRRRINIIVEIRKAELDNQWVVPYNRDLLVKKRKRQANDTDEGGINEINAYFDGRYLCGAESAYRIFGFPIHRRSISIERLQFHLPGDKNCTFRANEALGKVAVMEKNTFSKLEAFFYLNSVDVNARKYTYDEIPRFYVWNDGERK, encoded by the exons ATGGGTGGTGAAGAAGGTGACAAGTTCTTTAACCTGGAAGATTTGAATGCAGATTATG GTAAGGAGTACGACCACAT GTTGGTGGGAAAGAGGAGGAAACTTGGTGACTTGCCTAGGTCAGGCCACTTGAATGAAACAGCTGCAA AATGTAGTAGTCTTATTGTTACTCCCCGATCAAATAGCAGAGTAAACTACATGGATCCTCTTGAAGGTAGTCAGGACAGAACTCCTTTATCAGAT AAAGGGAAGGAAAATTATCTTGGATTTGGTAGAGAATTATTCGCAGATGAGATTGTTAGTGATGATGAGGAAGAAAGTAATGACTTTAATGAAG GTCCGAATGTAGTTGCTCCTTCGTTTTTGTCTGATGATTCTGAAGGATCAGATTATGAAGCAAGTGATTGTGAATCAAGTG atgatgcagattgtcttagTTGGTCGCTTGATGGTGATGATGAAGTCATTGTTGATGGGATGAATTCAGATTGTAATTTGATGCAGAGCAGACGTGCACCGCGATGTGTCGTTCCTGAGGAGTATGCTTTTTTGGGTGGTCCTACGGCCATATGTTCCAAATGTCATGCTCGGATGTGGAAGGAAGAAAGGGTAAATAAAGATGTGACTAAAGGTTGTCCTATATTTTCTCTTTGTTGCATGAAAGGTGCTGTGAGATTGCCTCCAATCCCTCCTACCCCTGAGTATTTGCTGGATTTATACAACGAAAAGAAAAGAGGTCCTACTTTTCATAGATTGATACGACTCTACAATGCAATTTTTGTCTTTACTTCTACTGGTGGTAACATAGATCATTCAATTAACAATGGAAGGGCGCCTTATGTATACAGATTAAATGGTCAGAGCCACCATGTTTTTGGATCTTTAATACCGAATGAcaaagaaacccccaaattttgtCAACTTTACATTTATGACACCATTAACGAAGTTGATAATCGTCTTCGGTGGGTTAGTGTTCATGACCGAGAAAGTGTTGATAAAGAGGTTGTACGAGGTCTTATAACAATGTTAGATGAAACTAATCAATTGGTTGGTGAGTTTAGGCAGCAGTGTGATTTGTATGAAAGAGATGAAATAGTTGAGCTGCAGATTACACTCAAAGTTATCAGATCTGAGAGTGGAAGAGAATGTCATATTTCTAGCACTGATGAAGTTGCTGGCATTATGGTTGGTGACACTGAAGAAACCTGTGGCGACCGTGATATAGTTGTTAACGAAAAAGGTAAAGGTTTAGTCCGTGTTTCTTATGTTCATCCGAAGTTGATGGCTTTACAGTACCCTTTACTCTTTCCACGTGGAGAAGATGGATTTCACCCAAAGATTAAATTTCAAAAGACTGCTGATAGTTCTTGCAAACCACGTGGCTTTTTGTCTCTGAAGAATTACTACTCATATACTTTCCAAATTAGAGAGTCCGATGGTAAG TTTGACTCCTCGGCTAGGTGGAAGACTATTTCAACAGTATATGGTAGATGTTTTTCTACCATTGAACATACACGACTATGGTGGATCCGTACTCACCAAACTACTTTACGGAATGAATTATACAACAATATTTGTAGATCTGTTAGCAGAGGTGATGTGGACAGTTCAAATACCGGTAAAGGTATAGTTTTGCCAGCTGGCTACGTTGGTTCGAAGCGATACATGCAACAAAATTTTCAAGATGCGCTGGCCGTATGCCGTTACATCGGACATCCTGACATATTCCTGACTATGACCTGTAATTCTCTTTGGGATGAAATTCAGAAGATGATGGAGTATGTGCCTGGTTGTATTGCTCCAAACTGTCCTGACATCATATCAAGGGTGTTTAGGCTAAAACTTGATCAGTTAATGGTAGATATTAAGGACAAAAAACACTTTGGTGTTTGTATTGGAG ATGCTGATTCAAAAAAAAACCTCAAGCAGAATGTGGATAATTTTGTATCCGCAGAAATCCCAGATCCTTTATTAGATCCGGTTGGTTATGCAGCCATGAAGGAATTTATGATCCACGGTCCATGTGGTTTGCAAAATGTAAAGTCTCAATGCATGAAAGATTTACGTTGCATACGTTATTTTCCAAAAAA GTACTGTGCTCGAACTACTTTTGATGACAGTGGCTTCCCGATGTATAAGCGACGCAGGATAAACATTATTGTTGAAATAAGGAAGGCTGAGCTGGACAACCAGTGGGTAGTACCATACAACCGGGATCTTTTAGTCAA aaagagaaaaaggcaAGCGAATGACACTGATGAGGGGGGAATTAATGAGATAAATGCATATTTTGATGGGAGATATTTATGCGGTGCTGAATCAGCCTATAGGATTTTTGGCTTCCCTATCCATCGTAGAAGTATATCTATTGAGAGACTTCAATTTCACTTACCAGGTGACAAAAACTGCACCTTCCGTGCCAATGAAGCGCTAGGGAAAGTTGCTGTCATGGAGAAGAACACGTTCAGTAAACTGGAAGCCTTTTTTTATTTAAACTCTGTTGATGTTAATGCACGGAAGTACACTTATGATGAAATCCCACGGTTTTATGTGTGGAATGATGGTGAGAGGAAATGA